From the Streptomyces nigrescens genome, one window contains:
- the rapZ gene encoding RNase adapter RapZ: MSTPHESQETERDGAQVSTGTTDKGESAAIPELVIISGMSGAGRSTAAKCLEDLGWFVVDNIPPELIAPMVELGARSQGNVARIAVVVDVRGRRFFANLKESLATLDAQNVKRRIVFLESSDEALVRRFESVRRPHPLQGDGRIVDGIAAERDLLRELRGDADLVIDTSSLNVHELRAKMDAQFAGEEVPELRATVMSFGFKYGLPVDADMVIDCRFIPNPHWVPELRPFTGLNDEVSNYVFSQPGSKEFLDGYAELLRIVAEGYRREGKRYVTIAVGCTGGKHRSVAMSEKLAHRLVSEGVETVVVHRDMGRE, encoded by the coding sequence ATGAGCACACCGCACGAATCGCAGGAAACCGAGAGAGACGGTGCACAGGTGAGTACGGGCACGACCGACAAGGGCGAGAGCGCCGCGATCCCCGAGTTGGTGATCATCTCCGGGATGTCCGGCGCCGGCCGCAGCACGGCCGCGAAGTGCCTGGAGGACCTCGGCTGGTTCGTGGTCGACAACATCCCGCCCGAGCTGATCGCCCCGATGGTCGAGCTGGGCGCCCGCTCGCAGGGCAATGTCGCCCGGATCGCGGTCGTCGTCGACGTCCGCGGCCGCCGCTTCTTCGCCAACCTCAAGGAATCGCTGGCCACCCTCGACGCGCAGAACGTCAAGCGCCGCATCGTCTTCCTGGAGTCCTCCGACGAGGCCCTGGTGCGCCGCTTCGAATCGGTGCGCCGCCCGCATCCCCTCCAGGGCGACGGCCGGATCGTCGACGGCATCGCCGCCGAACGCGATCTGCTGCGCGAGCTGCGCGGCGACGCCGACCTGGTCATCGACACCTCCAGCCTCAACGTCCACGAACTCCGCGCCAAGATGGACGCCCAGTTCGCCGGCGAGGAGGTCCCCGAGCTGCGCGCCACGGTCATGTCCTTCGGCTTCAAGTACGGCCTGCCGGTCGACGCCGACATGGTCATCGACTGCCGCTTCATCCCCAACCCGCACTGGGTCCCCGAGCTGCGCCCCTTCACCGGTCTCAACGACGAGGTCTCCAACTACGTCTTCAGCCAGCCCGGCTCCAAGGAGTTCCTGGACGGCTACGCCGAGCTGCTGCGGATCGTCGCCGAGGGCTACCGCCGTGAGGGCAAGCGCTATGTGACCATCGCCGTGGGCTGCACGGGTGGTAAGCACCGCAGCGTCGCGATGTCCGAGAAGCTCGCCCACCGCCTGGTGTCCGAAGGAGTGGAAACCGTCGTCGTCCACCGGGACATGGGGCGCGAGTGA
- a CDS encoding gluconeogenesis factor YvcK family protein, which translates to MTGRTPRLRRVRRFVPSGRMTKGATPKVVALGGGMGLSASLTALRRITGDLTAVVTVADDGGSSGRLRDELGVLPPGDLRKALAALCGDDDWGQTWSRVIQHRFESEGELHDHAVGNLLIVALWEQLGDHVQALDLVGKLLGAHGRVLPMSAVPLELQAQVRGHDQDRPDEITTVRGQATVALTRGEVQSVHVVPEDPPAVPEAACAVRDADWVVLGPGSWFSSVIPHLLVPELREALEETKARKVLSLNLAPQPGETDGFSPQRHLEVLARHAPKLAFDVVLADKAAVPDIEGLTVAAKQLVGSEVELAAVAAQGDDARSNAGGAPDRHDPELLAAAYDRIFRMHGRIGPWR; encoded by the coding sequence GTGACCGGGCGTACACCGCGGCTGCGCCGGGTCCGCCGATTCGTTCCCAGCGGCCGTATGACGAAGGGTGCCACCCCCAAGGTGGTGGCACTGGGCGGCGGTATGGGCCTGTCCGCCTCGCTGACCGCGCTGCGCCGTATCACCGGTGACCTGACCGCCGTCGTCACGGTCGCCGACGACGGCGGCTCCAGCGGCCGGCTCCGCGACGAGCTCGGCGTGCTGCCGCCCGGCGATCTGCGCAAGGCGCTGGCCGCGCTGTGCGGCGACGACGACTGGGGCCAGACCTGGTCCCGGGTGATCCAGCACCGCTTCGAGAGCGAGGGCGAGCTGCATGACCACGCGGTCGGCAATCTGCTGATCGTCGCCCTGTGGGAGCAGCTCGGCGATCATGTCCAGGCACTCGACCTGGTCGGCAAGCTGCTCGGCGCGCATGGCAGGGTGCTGCCCATGTCGGCGGTGCCCCTGGAACTCCAGGCCCAGGTCAGGGGCCATGACCAGGACCGGCCGGACGAGATCACGACGGTCCGCGGTCAGGCCACCGTCGCGCTCACCCGCGGCGAGGTGCAGTCCGTCCATGTGGTCCCCGAGGACCCGCCGGCCGTCCCCGAGGCGGCCTGTGCGGTGCGCGACGCCGACTGGGTGGTGCTCGGCCCCGGCTCCTGGTTCTCCTCCGTGATCCCGCATCTGCTGGTGCCGGAGCTGCGCGAGGCGCTGGAGGAGACCAAGGCCCGAAAGGTCCTTTCGCTCAACCTTGCGCCCCAACCGGGCGAAACCGATGGCTTCTCCCCGCAGCGTCATTTGGAGGTTTTGGCCCGACACGCCCCTAAACTCGCCTTCGACGTGGTGCTGGCCGACAAGGCCGCCGTGCCCGACATCGAAGGTCTGACGGTTGCCGCCAAGCAGCTGGTCGGCAGCGAGGTCGAGCTGGCGGCGGTCGCCGCACAAGGAGACGACGCCCGGTCGAACGCCGGGGGAGCCCCCGACCGGCATGACCCGGAGCTGCTGGCAGCCGCGTACGACCGTATTTTTCGGATGCATGGAAGGATCGGCCCATGGCGATGA
- the whiA gene encoding DNA-binding protein WhiA produces the protein MAMTAAVKDEISRLPVTRTCCRKSEVSSILRFAGGLHLVSGRIVIEAELDTGIAARRLRKDILEIFGHSSDLVVMAPGGLRRGSRYVVRVVAGGDQLARQTGLVDGRGRPIRGLPPQVVSGATCDAEAAWRGAFLAHGSLTEPGRSSSLEVTCPGPEAALALVGAARRLGIGAKAREVRGVDRVVVRDGDAIGALLTRLGAHESVLAWEERRMRREVRATANRLANFDDANLRRSARAAVAAGARVQRALEILGEEVPEHLAAAGRLRMEHKQASLEELGALADPPLTKDAVAGRIRRLLAMADKRAQDLGIPGTESNLTEELAEGMVG, from the coding sequence ATGGCGATGACGGCAGCGGTGAAGGATGAAATCTCCCGGCTCCCCGTCACCCGGACCTGCTGCCGGAAGTCGGAGGTCTCGTCGATCCTGCGGTTCGCGGGCGGTCTGCACCTGGTCAGCGGACGCATCGTGATCGAGGCGGAGCTGGACACGGGCATCGCCGCCCGCCGGCTGCGCAAGGACATCCTGGAGATCTTCGGGCACAGCTCCGACCTGGTGGTGATGGCCCCCGGCGGCCTGCGCCGCGGCAGCCGCTATGTCGTACGGGTCGTGGCCGGCGGCGATCAGCTGGCGCGTCAGACCGGCCTGGTGGACGGCCGCGGCCGCCCCATCCGCGGGCTTCCCCCACAGGTGGTCTCCGGCGCGACCTGCGACGCCGAGGCGGCCTGGCGCGGCGCCTTCCTGGCCCACGGCTCACTGACCGAGCCGGGCCGCTCCTCGTCCCTGGAGGTCACCTGCCCCGGGCCCGAGGCGGCGCTCGCACTGGTCGGCGCCGCGCGCAGGCTCGGTATCGGTGCCAAGGCCCGTGAGGTGCGCGGCGTGGACCGGGTCGTCGTCCGTGACGGTGACGCGATCGGTGCCCTGCTGACGCGGCTCGGCGCCCATGAGTCGGTGCTCGCGTGGGAGGAGCGGCGGATGCGCCGCGAGGTCCGCGCCACCGCCAACCGCCTCGCCAACTTCGACGACGCCAACCTCCGCCGCTCGGCGCGCGCCGCGGTCGCCGCGGGCGCCCGGGTCCAGCGGGCCCTGGAGATCCTGGGCGAGGAGGTCCCCGAGCACCTCGCGGCGGCCGGCCGGCTGCGGATGGAGCACAAGCAGGCCTCGCTGGAGGAGCTGGGCGCCCTCGCCGACCCGCCGCTGACCAAGGACGCGGTCGCCGGCCGGATCCGCCGGCTGCTGGCGATGGCCGACAAGCGCGCCCAGGACCTGGGCATTCCCGGCACCGAGTCCAACCTCACCGAGGAACTCGCCGAGGGCATGGTCGGCTGA